In Callospermophilus lateralis isolate mCalLat2 chromosome 19, mCalLat2.hap1, whole genome shotgun sequence, the following are encoded in one genomic region:
- the LOC143384763 gene encoding hemoglobin subunit alpha-like has translation MVLSPADKTNVKAVWEKIGRLDTYGWEALDRMFMSFPTTKTYFAHFDLSPGSAQIKQQGKKVADALALAAANMDDLPGALSSLSDLHAHKLRVDPVNFKLLTHSLLVTLATNYPEEFNPAVHASLDKFLASVSTVLTSKYR, from the exons ATGGTGCTGTCTCCTGCTGACAAGACCAATGTCAAGGCTGTTTGGGAGAAGATTGGCAGGCTTGACACGTACGGTTGGGAGGCACTGGACAG GATGTTCATGTCCTTCCCCACCACCAAGACCTACTTCGCCCACTTTGATCTGAGCCCTGGCTCTGCCCAGATCAAGCAACAAGGCAAGAAGGTGGCTGATGCTCTGGCCCTTGCTGCAGCCAACATGGACGACCTGCCTGGTGCCCTGTCCTCCCTGAGCGATCTGCATGCGCACAAGCTGCGTGTGGACCCCGTCAACTTCAAG CTCCTGACCCACTCCCTGCTGGTGACCCTCGCCACTAACTACCCAGAGGAATTCAACCCTGCGGTGCATGCCTCCCTGGACAAGTTCTTGGCCTCTGTGAGCACCGTGCTGACCTCCAAATACCGTTAA
- the Hbz gene encoding hemoglobin subunit zeta — MSLTKSERAIIMSIWDKISMQSEIIGTETLERLFSSFPQTKTYFPHFDLHPGSSQLRTHGSKVVAAIGDAVKNIDNIVCALTKLSELHAYILRVDPVNFKLLSHCLLVTLAAHFPGEFTAETHAAWDKFLSILSSVLTEKYR, encoded by the exons ATGTCTCTGACCAAGAGCGAAAGGGCCATCATCATGTCCATTTGGGACAAGATCTCCATGCAATCTGAGATCATCGGCACTGAGACTCTGGAGAG GCTGTTCTCAAGCTTCCCGCAGACCAAGACCTACTTCCCGCACTTCGACCTGCACCCAGGGTCGTCACAGCTGCGCACGCACGGCTCCAAGGTGGTGGCCGCCATCGGCGATGCGGTCAAGAACATCGACAACATCGTCTGCGCCCTGACCAAGCTGAGCGAGCTGCACGCCTACATCCTGCGCGTGGACCCCGTCAACTTCAAG CTCCTGTCCCACTGTCTGCTGGTTACCCTGGCCGCGCACTTCCCTGGGGAATTTACGGCTGAGACCCACGCCGCCTGGGACAAGTTCCTGTCTATCTTGTCCTCCGTCCTCACTGAGAAATACCGTTGA